From a region of the Pseudomonadota bacterium genome:
- the recA gene encoding recombinase RecA — translation MQTELKSSNPERDQILSQTIDQINRHHGKGAIMRLGEASTALRVDAIPTGALTLDIALGVGGMPRGRVVEVYGPESSGKTTLALAAVARAQALGGCAAFIDVEHALDPTYAQALGVDCENLLVSQPDSGEQALEILEQLARSGALDVIVLDSVAALVPRAEIEGEMGDAHVGLQARLMSQAMRKLTAVLSKTRTCAIFINQIREKVGVMFGSPETTPGGRALKFFASVRLEVRKKETIKQGADPIGSHVQVKVVKNKLAPPFRVAEFDIFFGRGISWAGCLLDVAVDQGLVNRSGAWYTFGDDRLGQGRENVRAYLEENPEVAGRLDALIRASALIAPQPLVSPSSTAELA, via the coding sequence ATGCAGACTGAGCTCAAGAGCAGCAACCCAGAGCGCGACCAGATCCTTTCGCAGACCATCGATCAGATCAACCGTCACCACGGCAAAGGCGCCATCATGCGCCTGGGCGAGGCATCGACCGCGCTGCGGGTCGACGCCATCCCCACGGGCGCCCTCACCCTCGATATCGCCCTCGGCGTCGGCGGCATGCCCCGCGGACGTGTGGTGGAGGTGTACGGCCCGGAATCGTCGGGCAAGACCACCCTGGCCCTCGCCGCGGTGGCCCGCGCTCAAGCCCTGGGGGGGTGCGCCGCCTTCATCGACGTGGAGCACGCCCTCGACCCCACCTACGCCCAGGCCCTCGGCGTCGACTGTGAGAACCTGCTGGTCTCGCAGCCCGACTCCGGTGAGCAGGCGCTCGAGATTCTCGAGCAGCTCGCCCGCAGCGGTGCCCTCGATGTCATCGTGCTCGACTCGGTGGCGGCCCTGGTTCCCCGCGCCGAGATCGAAGGCGAGATGGGCGATGCCCACGTGGGGCTGCAGGCCCGCCTCATGTCGCAGGCCATGCGCAAGCTCACGGCGGTGCTGTCGAAGACCCGCACCTGCGCCATCTTCATCAACCAGATCCGGGAGAAGGTGGGCGTGATGTTCGGCTCTCCGGAGACGACCCCTGGAGGGCGCGCGCTGAAGTTCTTCGCGAGCGTGCGCCTCGAGGTGCGCAAGAAGGAGACCATCAAGCAGGGGGCCGACCCCATCGGCTCACACGTGCAGGTGAAGGTCGTCAAGAACAAGCTGGCCCCGCCGTTCCGCGTGGCCGAGTTCGACATCTTCTTCGGTCGCGGCATCTCGTGGGCCGGATGCCTGCTCGATGTTGCGGTCGACCAGGGTCTGGTGAACCGTAGCGGCGCCTGGTACACCTTCGGTGACGACCGGCTGGGACAGGGGCGTGAGAACGTGCGCGCCTATCTGGAGGAGAACCCGGAGGTGGCGGGACGCCTCGATGCGCTCATAAGGGCATCTGCGCTCATTGCGCCGCAGCCCCTGGTGTCGCCCAGCTCAACAGCGGAACTGGCGTGA
- a CDS encoding YtxH domain-containing protein, translated as MSECNEVKPSKVSKGGLGFVLGLLTGSLIGAATAILTAPRSGVETRELLKEKAFQAKATAATKAEEIKEDVGEWTTTAKGKVAEKMNEASGKVRETVANVLHRQGANGKTVEVSPN; from the coding sequence ATGTCAGAGTGCAACGAAGTGAAGCCGTCGAAGGTCAGCAAGGGAGGGCTCGGCTTCGTGCTCGGCCTGCTCACCGGAAGCCTCATCGGCGCCGCGACCGCGATTCTCACCGCACCGCGCAGCGGCGTGGAGACCCGCGAGCTGCTCAAGGAGAAGGCCTTCCAGGCGAAGGCCACCGCGGCCACCAAGGCCGAGGAGATCAAGGAAGACGTCGGCGAGTGGACCACCACCGCCAAGGGCAAGGTCGCTGAGAAGATGAACGAGGCGAGCGGCAAGGTTCGTGAGACCGTTGCGAACGTGCTCCATCGCCAGGGTGCGAACGGCAAGACCGTTGAGGTCTCCCCGAACTGA